In a genomic window of Xylophilus rhododendri:
- a CDS encoding bifunctional 3-phosphoshikimate 1-carboxyvinyltransferase/cytidylate kinase, with translation MYATPFLDLPPLESAVGEVALPGSKSISNRVLLLAALSEGTTAVHDLLDSDDTRVMLDALVQLGCGVRRIAPGQVEIDGLAGQPPAVSARLFLGNAGTAMRPLTAALAVLGGDFVLEGVPRMHERPIGDLVDALRALGCTIGYLGNEGYPPLAIGRPALHLDAPIPVRGDVSSQFLTALLMALPLVATERPVVIEVQGELISRPYVEITLNLLQRFGIAVEREGWQRFTIPAGSRYRSPGKLHVEADASSASYFIALGAMAAVEQPLRIRGLGEESIQGDIRFIDAARQMGAVVEGGANRLAIRRGAWPLKAIDIDCNHIPDAAMTLAVMALFADGPSTLRNIASWRVKETDRIAAMATEARKLGATVEEGPDWLRIHPLPAGAWKAATIHTYDDHRVAMCFSLAAFNPDRLPVRIEDPKCVAKTFPDYFETLFSVARTATANIPVLCIDGPTASGKGTVAAAVAARLGYHFLDSGAMYRVTALAATRAGLAIAPEQEAAIAALARTLPVRFLDGRVLIGEDDVTDAIRTEEAGMNASRVSALPAVRDALVALQHGFRRLPGLVADGRDMGTVIFPGADLKVYLTASAQTRAERRHQQLLAKGIPAKIADLRADLEARDLRDSSRPVAPLKPAQDALVLDNSTATIEQSVAQVVSWWQGKRPFGA, from the coding sequence ATGTACGCCACTCCCTTTCTCGACCTCCCTCCGCTGGAAAGCGCCGTCGGCGAGGTTGCCCTGCCCGGCTCCAAGAGCATCTCCAACCGCGTGCTGCTGCTCGCCGCCCTGAGCGAGGGCACCACCGCCGTGCACGACCTGCTGGATTCGGACGACACCCGCGTCATGCTCGACGCCCTGGTGCAGCTGGGCTGCGGCGTGCGGCGCATCGCGCCGGGCCAGGTCGAGATCGACGGCCTGGCCGGCCAGCCGCCCGCCGTCTCGGCCCGCCTCTTTCTGGGCAATGCCGGCACCGCCATGCGCCCACTGACCGCCGCCCTGGCCGTGCTCGGCGGCGACTTCGTGCTCGAAGGCGTGCCACGCATGCACGAGCGGCCGATCGGCGACCTGGTCGATGCCCTGCGCGCCCTGGGCTGCACCATCGGCTACCTGGGCAACGAAGGCTATCCGCCGCTGGCCATCGGCCGGCCGGCGCTGCATCTCGATGCGCCCATCCCCGTGCGCGGCGATGTCTCCAGCCAGTTCCTCACTGCCCTGCTGATGGCCCTGCCCCTGGTCGCCACCGAGCGGCCGGTGGTCATCGAGGTGCAGGGTGAACTCATCTCGCGGCCTTACGTCGAGATCACGCTCAACCTGCTGCAGCGCTTCGGCATCGCCGTCGAGCGGGAGGGCTGGCAGCGCTTCACCATCCCGGCCGGCAGCCGCTACCGCTCGCCCGGCAAGCTGCACGTGGAGGCCGATGCGTCTTCCGCCAGCTACTTCATCGCGCTCGGCGCCATGGCCGCGGTGGAACAGCCGCTGCGCATCCGGGGCCTGGGCGAGGAATCGATCCAGGGCGACATCCGCTTCATCGACGCCGCCCGCCAGATGGGCGCCGTGGTCGAAGGCGGCGCCAACCGCCTGGCGATCCGCCGCGGCGCCTGGCCGCTCAAGGCCATCGACATCGACTGCAACCACATCCCCGACGCCGCCATGACGCTGGCCGTCATGGCCCTGTTCGCCGACGGCCCCAGCACCCTGCGCAACATCGCCAGCTGGCGGGTGAAGGAGACCGACCGCATCGCCGCCATGGCCACCGAGGCCCGCAAGCTCGGCGCCACCGTCGAGGAAGGGCCGGACTGGCTGCGCATCCACCCCCTGCCCGCCGGCGCCTGGAAGGCCGCCACCATCCACACCTACGACGACCACCGGGTCGCCATGTGCTTCTCGCTCGCCGCCTTCAATCCGGACCGCCTGCCGGTGCGCATCGAAGACCCGAAGTGCGTCGCCAAGACCTTCCCGGACTACTTCGAGACCCTGTTCTCCGTCGCCCGCACCGCCACGGCGAACATCCCCGTGCTGTGCATCGACGGCCCCACCGCCTCCGGCAAGGGCACCGTGGCCGCCGCCGTGGCCGCGCGCCTGGGCTACCACTTCCTGGATTCCGGCGCGATGTACCGCGTGACGGCGCTCGCCGCCACCCGCGCCGGGCTGGCGATCGCCCCCGAGCAGGAAGCCGCCATCGCCGCCCTGGCCCGCACCCTGCCGGTACGTTTCCTCGACGGCCGGGTGCTGATCGGCGAGGACGACGTCACCGACGCGATCCGTACCGAGGAAGCCGGCATGAACGCCTCGCGTGTCTCCGCCCTGCCCGCGGTGCGCGATGCGCTGGTCGCGCTGCAGCACGGTTTTCGCCGCCTGCCGGGCCTGGTGGCCGACGGCCGCGACATGGGCACGGTGATCTTTCCCGGCGCCGATCTGAAGGTCTACCTCACCGCCAGCGCGCAGACCCGTGCCGAGCGCCGGCACCAGCAATTGCTCGCCAAGGGGATTCCCGCTAAAATAGCCGACCTTCGCGCGGACCTGGAGGCGCGCGACCTCAGGGATTCATCCCGCCCGGTCGCCCCCTTGAAGCCCGCGCAAGACGCCCTGGTACTGGACAACTCCACCGCGACCATCGAGCAATCGGTGGCGCAGGTAGTTTCCTGGTGGCAGGGCAAACGGCCTTTCGGCGCCTGA
- the rpsA gene encoding 30S ribosomal protein S1, translating into MSESFAALFEESLQRSEMRAGEVITAEVVRIEHNFVVVNAGLKSESYVPLDEFKNDKGEVEVQVGDFVSVAIDAIENGYGDTILSRDKAKRLASWLALEKALESGEFVTGTTTGKVKGGLTVLVNGIRAFLPGSLIDTRPVKDLTPYENKTLEFKVIKLDRKRNNVVLSRRAVVEASMGEERQKLMETLKEGAIVNGVVKNITEYGAFIDLGGIDGLLHITDMAWRRVRHPSEVVQPGQEITAKILKFDTEKNRVSLGLKQMGDDPWMGVSRRYPQATRLFGKVTNIADYGAFVELEPGIEGLVHVSEMDWTNKNIAPAKLVSLGDEVEVMVLEIDEDKRRISLGMKQTRANPWQEFAQNTKRGDRVKGPIKSITDFGVFVGLAAGIDGLVHLSDLSWNETGEAAVRNYKKGQEVEAIVLAVDVDRERISLGIKQLDSDEFTTFTTVNDKGQIVTGKVKTVDARGAEIELADGIIGYLRASEIGRDRVEDARNVLKEGDEVTAVVVNVDRKTRNIQLSIKAKDMADEQGAMANLSQQSARESAGTTSLGALLRAKLDNSNNG; encoded by the coding sequence ATGTCCGAATCTTTTGCCGCCTTGTTCGAGGAATCCCTGCAGCGCTCCGAAATGCGCGCGGGCGAAGTCATCACTGCTGAAGTGGTGCGCATCGAGCACAACTTCGTCGTCGTGAACGCCGGCCTCAAGTCCGAGTCCTACGTTCCCCTGGACGAATTCAAGAACGACAAGGGCGAAGTCGAAGTGCAAGTCGGCGACTTCGTCTCGGTGGCCATCGACGCCATCGAAAACGGCTACGGCGACACCATCCTGTCGCGCGACAAGGCCAAGCGCCTGGCTTCCTGGCTGGCCCTGGAAAAGGCGCTGGAATCCGGCGAATTCGTCACCGGTACCACCACCGGCAAGGTCAAGGGCGGCCTGACCGTCCTGGTCAACGGCATCCGCGCATTCCTGCCGGGCTCGCTGATCGACACCCGTCCGGTCAAGGACCTGACCCCGTACGAAAACAAGACCCTGGAATTCAAGGTCATCAAGCTCGACCGCAAGCGCAACAACGTGGTGCTGTCGCGCCGCGCTGTGGTGGAAGCCTCGATGGGCGAAGAGCGCCAGAAGCTGATGGAGACGCTGAAGGAAGGCGCCATCGTCAACGGCGTGGTCAAGAACATCACCGAATACGGTGCCTTCATCGACCTCGGCGGCATCGACGGCCTGCTGCACATCACCGACATGGCATGGCGCCGTGTCCGCCACCCGAGCGAAGTGGTCCAGCCCGGCCAGGAAATCACCGCCAAGATCCTCAAGTTCGACACCGAGAAGAACCGTGTCTCGCTGGGTCTCAAGCAAATGGGCGACGACCCGTGGATGGGCGTCTCGCGCCGCTATCCGCAGGCCACCCGCCTGTTCGGCAAGGTCACCAACATCGCCGACTACGGCGCGTTCGTGGAACTGGAACCGGGCATCGAAGGCCTGGTGCACGTCTCCGAAATGGACTGGACCAACAAGAACATCGCTCCCGCCAAGCTGGTTTCGCTGGGCGACGAAGTCGAAGTCATGGTCCTGGAAATCGACGAAGACAAGCGCCGCATCTCGCTGGGCATGAAGCAGACCCGTGCCAACCCCTGGCAGGAATTCGCGCAAAACACCAAGCGCGGCGACCGCGTCAAGGGCCCGATCAAGTCGATCACCGACTTCGGCGTGTTCGTCGGCCTGGCTGCCGGCATCGACGGCCTGGTGCACCTGTCCGACCTCTCGTGGAACGAAACCGGCGAAGCCGCGGTTCGCAACTACAAGAAGGGCCAGGAAGTCGAAGCCATCGTGCTGGCCGTGGACGTGGACCGCGAACGCATCTCGCTGGGCATCAAGCAGCTCGACAGCGATGAGTTCACCACCTTCACCACCGTCAACGACAAGGGCCAGATCGTCACCGGCAAGGTCAAGACCGTCGACGCCCGTGGCGCCGAGATCGAACTGGCCGACGGCATCATCGGCTACCTGCGCGCTTCGGAAATCGGCCGCGACCGTGTCGAAGACGCACGCAACGTGCTCAAGGAAGGTGACGAAGTCACCGCCGTGGTGGTCAACGTGGATCGCAAGACCCGCAACATCCAGCTGTCGATCAAGGCCAAGGACATGGCTGACGAACAAGGCGCGATGGCCAACCTGAGCCAGCAGTCGGCACGCGAAAGCGCCGGCACCACCAGCCTGGGCGCCCTGCTGCGCGCCAAGCTGGACAACTCGAACAACGGCTAA
- the gyrA gene encoding DNA gyrase subunit A: MTSFAKETLPISLEEEMRRSYLDYAMSVIVGRALPDARDGLKPVHRRVLFAMHELNNDWNRPYKKSARIVGDVIGKYHPHGDSAVYDTIVRMAQDFSLRHMLVDGQGNFGSVDGDSAAAMRYTEIRLSKIAHEMLGDIDKETVDFVANYDGSEQEPSVLPSKLPNLLVNGSAGIAVGMATNIPPHNLNEVVDACLHLLKHPQATVDELMEIIPAPDFPTAGIIYGIDGVREGYRTGRGKVVMRAKVHFEDIDRGQRQSIIVDELPYQVNKKTLQERMAELVHEKKIEGISHIQDESDKSGMRLVIELKRGEVPEVVLNNLYKQTQLQDTFGINMVALVNGQPRLCNLRELIAVFLQHRREVVTRRTVFELRKARERGHVLEGLAVALANIDDFIRIIRESPTPPVAKAELMTRAWDSKLVREMLTRTRADGGVINADDYRPETLEAGLGMGADGLYRLSETQAQEILQMRLQRLTGLEQDKIVAEYKEVMSHIEDLLDILARPERVSTIIGEELGHIRAEFGQTKLGARRSLVEHSSFDLSTEDLITPTDMVVTLSHGGYIKSQPLGEYRAQKRGGRGKQATATKEDDWIDQLFIANTHDYILCFSNRGRLYWLKVWEVPSGSRGSRGRPIVNMFPLQEGEKINVVLPLTGKFRSFPADNYVFMGTRMGTVKKTALDEFSNPRKAGIIAINLDDGDYLIGAALTDGTHDVMLFSDGGKAVRFDENDVRALGRNTRGVRGMDLPEGQSVIAMLVAEDEQQSVLTATENGYGKRTSITEYTRHGRGTKGMIAIQQSERNGKVVAATLVHADDEIMLITDRGVLVRTRVAEIRELGRATQGVTLINLDEGSRLSGLQRIVENDAAVAAAEDAPEEGDAPASDTPPEAGSDTPDTPAE, from the coding sequence ATGACATCCTTCGCCAAGGAAACGCTGCCGATCAGCCTCGAAGAGGAAATGCGCCGGAGTTACCTCGACTACGCCATGAGCGTGATCGTGGGCCGCGCACTCCCCGATGCCCGTGACGGACTCAAGCCCGTCCACCGGCGCGTGCTCTTCGCGATGCACGAGCTGAACAACGACTGGAACCGTCCGTACAAGAAGTCCGCGCGTATCGTGGGCGACGTCATCGGCAAGTACCACCCGCACGGTGACAGCGCCGTCTACGACACCATCGTGCGCATGGCCCAGGACTTCTCCCTGCGCCACATGCTGGTCGATGGCCAGGGCAACTTCGGCTCGGTCGACGGCGACAGCGCCGCGGCCATGCGCTACACCGAAATCCGCCTGTCGAAGATCGCCCACGAGATGCTGGGCGACATCGACAAGGAAACCGTCGACTTCGTCGCCAACTACGACGGCAGCGAGCAGGAACCCTCGGTGCTGCCGAGCAAGCTGCCCAACCTGCTGGTCAACGGCTCGGCCGGCATCGCGGTGGGCATGGCCACCAACATCCCGCCGCACAACCTCAACGAGGTGGTGGATGCCTGCCTGCATTTGCTGAAGCACCCGCAGGCCACGGTCGATGAGCTGATGGAGATCATCCCCGCGCCCGACTTCCCCACCGCCGGCATCATCTACGGCATCGACGGCGTGCGCGAGGGCTACCGCACCGGCCGCGGCAAGGTGGTGATGCGGGCCAAGGTCCACTTCGAGGACATCGACCGCGGCCAGCGGCAATCGATCATCGTCGACGAGCTCCCCTACCAGGTCAACAAAAAGACGCTGCAGGAGCGCATGGCCGAGCTGGTGCACGAGAAGAAGATCGAGGGCATCAGCCACATCCAGGACGAGTCCGACAAGTCGGGCATGCGCCTGGTGATCGAGTTGAAGCGCGGCGAAGTGCCCGAGGTGGTGCTCAACAACCTCTACAAGCAGACCCAGCTGCAGGACACCTTCGGCATCAACATGGTGGCGCTGGTCAACGGCCAGCCGCGGCTGTGCAATCTGCGCGAGCTGATCGCCGTCTTCCTGCAGCACCGCCGCGAGGTGGTCACCCGCCGCACGGTGTTCGAGCTGCGCAAGGCGCGCGAGCGCGGCCATGTGCTCGAAGGCCTGGCGGTGGCCCTGGCCAATATCGACGACTTCATCCGCATCATCCGCGAGTCGCCCACGCCGCCGGTGGCCAAGGCCGAACTGATGACCCGCGCCTGGGACAGCAAGCTGGTGCGCGAGATGCTCACCCGCACCCGCGCCGACGGCGGCGTGATCAACGCCGACGACTACCGCCCCGAGACGCTGGAAGCGGGGCTCGGCATGGGCGCCGACGGCCTCTACCGCCTGTCCGAGACGCAGGCCCAGGAAATCCTGCAGATGCGCCTGCAGCGCCTCACCGGCCTGGAGCAGGACAAGATCGTGGCCGAGTACAAGGAGGTCATGTCGCACATCGAGGACCTGCTGGACATCCTGGCCCGCCCCGAGCGCGTCTCCACCATCATCGGAGAGGAGCTCGGCCACATCCGCGCCGAGTTCGGCCAGACCAAGCTCGGCGCCCGCCGCAGCCTGGTCGAGCACAGCTCCTTCGACCTCTCCACCGAGGACCTGATCACGCCCACCGACATGGTGGTCACGCTCAGCCACGGCGGCTACATCAAGAGCCAGCCGCTGGGCGAATACCGCGCCCAGAAACGCGGCGGCCGCGGCAAGCAGGCCACGGCGACGAAGGAAGACGACTGGATCGACCAGCTCTTCATCGCCAACACGCACGACTACATCCTGTGCTTCTCCAACCGCGGCCGGCTGTACTGGCTCAAGGTGTGGGAAGTGCCCTCGGGCTCGCGCGGTTCGCGCGGCCGTCCGATCGTCAACATGTTCCCGCTGCAGGAAGGCGAGAAGATCAACGTCGTGCTGCCGCTGACCGGCAAGTTCCGCAGCTTCCCGGCCGACAACTACGTCTTCATGGGCACCCGCATGGGCACCGTGAAGAAGACCGCGCTCGACGAATTCAGCAACCCGCGCAAGGCCGGCATCATCGCCATCAACCTCGACGACGGCGACTACCTGATCGGCGCCGCGCTGACCGACGGCACGCACGACGTGATGCTGTTCAGCGACGGCGGCAAGGCCGTGCGTTTCGACGAGAACGATGTGCGGGCCCTGGGCCGAAACACCCGCGGCGTGCGCGGCATGGACCTGCCCGAAGGCCAGTCCGTCATCGCCATGCTGGTGGCGGAGGACGAGCAGCAATCGGTGCTCACCGCCACCGAGAACGGCTACGGCAAGCGCACCTCGATCACCGAGTACACCCGCCATGGTCGCGGCACCAAGGGCATGATCGCCATCCAGCAGAGCGAGCGCAACGGCAAGGTCGTGGCCGCCACGCTGGTGCATGCCGACGACGAGATCATGCTGATCACCGACCGCGGCGTGCTGGTGCGCACCCGTGTCGCGGAGATCCGCGAACTCGGCCGCGCCACGCAGGGCGTCACCCTGATCAACCTGGACGAAGGCTCGCGCCTGTCGGGCCTGCAGCGCATCGTCGAGAACGACGCCGCGGTCGCGGCCGCCGAGGACGCGCCGGAAGAAGGCGACGCACCGGCTTCCGACACCCCGCCCGAAGCTGGTTCCGACACGCCGGACACCCCGGCCGAATGA
- the ompA gene encoding outer membrane protein OmpA, whose translation MKKLNKVAMLFAVAAVASTAGAQTTVNAANGGNVVDNWKNGTGELVWKNGTNELCWRDASWTPATAAAGCDGALVPAAAPVAPPAVRPAPPVAPVAPVPAAATSSKVTFAADAFFDFDKSVLKPEGKAKLDELVGKTKDINLEVIIAVGHTDSVGTDAYNQKLSVRRAEAVKAYLVSKGIEKNRVYTEGKGEKQPVADNKTAAGRAKNRRVEIEVVGTRAK comes from the coding sequence ATGAAGAAACTCAACAAAGTGGCGATGTTGTTTGCAGTCGCTGCGGTCGCCTCCACCGCTGGCGCTCAGACCACTGTGAATGCTGCCAACGGCGGCAACGTCGTCGACAACTGGAAGAACGGCACCGGCGAACTCGTCTGGAAGAACGGCACGAACGAGCTGTGCTGGCGTGATGCCAGCTGGACGCCCGCCACCGCTGCTGCTGGTTGCGACGGTGCCCTGGTGCCTGCTGCCGCTCCGGTTGCTCCTCCTGCCGTCCGTCCGGCTCCTCCGGTCGCTCCCGTGGCTCCGGTTCCGGCTGCTGCCACCTCCAGCAAGGTCACCTTCGCTGCCGACGCCTTCTTCGACTTCGACAAGTCGGTTCTGAAGCCCGAAGGCAAGGCCAAGCTCGACGAGCTGGTCGGCAAGACCAAGGACATCAACCTGGAAGTCATCATCGCCGTGGGTCACACCGACTCCGTGGGCACCGATGCATACAACCAGAAGCTGTCGGTTCGCCGCGCTGAAGCCGTCAAGGCCTATCTCGTGTCCAAGGGCATCGAGAAGAACCGCGTCTACACCGAAGGCAAGGGCGAGAAGCAGCCGGTCGCGGACAACAAGACCGCCGCTGGCCGCGCCAAGAACCGCCGCGTGGAAATCGAAGTGGTCGGTACCCGCGCCAAGTAA
- the ubiG gene encoding bifunctional 2-polyprenyl-6-hydroxyphenol methylase/3-demethylubiquinol 3-O-methyltransferase UbiG, translated as MQETLNADPAELAKFSELAHRWWDADGEFKPLHQINPLRLGWIDGQAPLKGRKVVDVGCGGGILADAMARRGADVLGVDLADKSLKVARLHALEAGTPGVQYRKVSAEALAAEQSAAFDVVTCMEMLEHVPDPASVVRACATMVKPGGWVFFSTINRNAKSFLMAIVGAEYVMRMLPRGTHEYARMIRPSELAAFCRAAGLELQGSRGLEYNPLNRRYSLTADTGVNYMIATRRAGGQQGV; from the coding sequence ATGCAAGAAACTTTGAATGCAGACCCGGCCGAGCTGGCCAAGTTCTCCGAATTGGCGCATCGCTGGTGGGATGCGGATGGCGAATTCAAACCGCTTCACCAGATCAATCCGCTGCGGCTGGGCTGGATCGACGGCCAGGCGCCGTTGAAAGGCCGCAAGGTGGTGGACGTGGGTTGCGGCGGCGGCATCCTGGCCGATGCGATGGCGCGCCGCGGTGCCGATGTGCTGGGCGTGGATCTGGCCGACAAGTCGCTGAAGGTCGCGCGCCTGCATGCGCTGGAGGCGGGCACGCCCGGCGTGCAGTACCGCAAGGTCAGCGCCGAAGCGCTGGCGGCCGAGCAGTCAGCCGCCTTCGATGTCGTGACCTGCATGGAAATGCTCGAACACGTGCCGGATCCGGCCTCGGTGGTGCGTGCATGCGCCACCATGGTCAAGCCCGGCGGCTGGGTGTTCTTCTCGACCATCAACCGCAACGCCAAGTCATTCCTCATGGCGATCGTGGGCGCGGAGTACGTGATGCGCATGCTGCCCCGTGGCACCCATGAATACGCACGCATGATCCGGCCGAGCGAGCTCGCCGCTTTCTGCCGCGCGGCGGGGCTGGAGCTGCAGGGCTCGCGCGGACTCGAGTACAACCCGCTCAACCGCCGCTACAGCCTGACGGCCGACACTGGCGTCAACTACATGATCGCCACCCGCCGTGCCGGCGGCCAGCAGGGGGTCTGA
- the pheA gene encoding prephenate dehydratase: MSAPLPPNLTLDELRQRIDALDSQLLQLVNQRALVAEAVGELKKREGTPFFRPDRVAQVIGKIQTANPGPLKSNHVAAVWREIMSACLALESPQRVAVLGPEGTFTEQAAIEFFGGAADMMYCANFDEVFHATAAGSAQYGVVGVENSVEGVVTRSLDLFLHTPCHIVGEVSMLIRHNLLRTSNSLEGIEAVLAHPQALAQCQGWLSKHLPHAERRPVSSNAEGARLAATNPAWAGIASERAATQFGLHIVAHAIQDDAYNRTRFAVIALPQTLAMPAATGRDCTSLVVSVPNQPGAVHDLLMPLKTHGVSMTRFESRPAKTGQWEYYFYIDLDGHPSQPHVAAALEELRSLCAFYKVLGAYAVGA; this comes from the coding sequence ATGAGCGCACCCCTGCCCCCCAACCTCACGCTGGACGAATTGCGCCAGCGCATCGATGCGCTCGACAGCCAGCTGCTGCAACTGGTCAACCAGCGCGCCCTGGTGGCCGAGGCCGTCGGCGAATTGAAGAAGCGCGAAGGCACGCCCTTCTTCCGCCCCGACCGCGTGGCCCAGGTGATCGGCAAGATCCAGACCGCCAACCCCGGCCCGCTCAAGAGCAACCATGTGGCCGCCGTCTGGCGCGAGATCATGTCGGCCTGCCTGGCGCTCGAATCGCCGCAGCGTGTCGCCGTGCTGGGCCCCGAGGGCACCTTCACCGAACAGGCGGCCATCGAGTTCTTCGGCGGCGCCGCGGACATGATGTACTGCGCCAACTTCGACGAGGTCTTCCACGCCACCGCCGCCGGCAGCGCGCAGTACGGCGTGGTGGGCGTGGAGAACTCGGTCGAAGGCGTGGTCACCCGCTCGCTCGACCTGTTCCTGCACACGCCCTGCCACATCGTCGGCGAGGTCAGCATGCTGATCCGCCACAACCTGCTGCGCACCAGCAATTCGCTCGAAGGCATCGAGGCCGTGCTGGCCCATCCGCAGGCTCTGGCGCAGTGCCAGGGCTGGCTGTCCAAGCACCTGCCGCATGCCGAACGCCGGCCGGTTTCCAGCAATGCGGAAGGCGCGCGCCTGGCCGCCACCAACCCGGCCTGGGCCGGCATCGCCAGCGAGCGCGCGGCCACCCAGTTCGGCCTGCACATCGTGGCGCACGCCATACAGGACGACGCCTACAACCGCACCCGCTTCGCCGTCATCGCCCTGCCGCAGACGCTGGCCATGCCGGCGGCCACCGGCCGCGACTGCACCAGCCTGGTCGTCTCGGTGCCCAACCAGCCGGGCGCGGTGCACGACCTGCTGATGCCGCTGAAGACCCACGGTGTCTCCATGACCCGCTTCGAGTCGCGCCCGGCCAAGACCGGCCAGTGGGAGTACTACTTCTACATCGACCTCGACGGCCATCCTTCCCAGCCGCATGTGGCCGCCGCGCTGGAAGAGCTGCGCTCGCTCTGCGCTTTCTACAAGGTGCTGGGCGCCTACGCGGTCGGGGCATGA
- a CDS encoding prephenate dehydrogenase encodes MFEQLGLIGCGLMGSSFALALRQAGLVKRVVGYSKSPSTTEQARQLGIIDVEAPSALLAASGADIVLLAVPVAAIGPTLKAIRHVVTSEMLVMDVGSTKADVVEAAREALRERIGSFVPAHPIAGAESSGPAKARADLYRDRQVVLTPIERTLTIRLQQAEAVWKALGCSVRQMSPDTHDAALAAISHLPHMLAFAAVNALDGQPQGSEFLGLAGPGFRDYSRIAAASPEMWRDILLANRAELRRQADAFRLALNALEDAMERGDAQQLEALIARASRVRSAWRMHTAGAAL; translated from the coding sequence ATGTTCGAACAGCTCGGCCTGATCGGCTGCGGCCTGATGGGCAGTTCCTTCGCGCTGGCGCTGCGCCAGGCGGGGCTGGTGAAACGGGTGGTGGGCTATAGCAAGTCGCCCTCCACCACCGAGCAGGCGCGGCAGCTGGGCATCATTGATGTGGAGGCGCCCTCGGCGCTGCTGGCGGCCTCGGGCGCCGACATCGTGCTGCTGGCCGTGCCGGTGGCCGCCATCGGCCCCACACTCAAGGCGATCCGCCACGTGGTCACGTCCGAGATGCTGGTGATGGACGTGGGCTCGACCAAGGCCGACGTGGTCGAAGCCGCGCGCGAGGCCCTGCGTGAACGCATCGGCTCCTTCGTGCCCGCCCACCCGATCGCCGGCGCGGAAAGCTCCGGCCCGGCCAAGGCCCGCGCCGACCTCTACCGTGACCGCCAGGTGGTGCTGACGCCGATCGAGCGCACCCTCACCATCCGGCTGCAACAGGCCGAGGCGGTCTGGAAGGCCCTGGGCTGCTCGGTGCGCCAGATGTCGCCGGACACCCACGACGCCGCCTTGGCCGCCATCAGCCACCTGCCCCACATGCTGGCCTTCGCCGCGGTCAATGCGCTGGATGGCCAGCCCCAGGGCAGCGAATTCCTGGGCCTGGCCGGACCGGGCTTCCGCGACTACAGCCGCATCGCCGCCGCGAGCCCGGAGATGTGGCGCGACATCCTGCTGGCCAATCGAGCCGAGCTGCGCCGCCAGGCCGATGCCTTCCGCCTGGCGCTCAACGCGCTGGAGGACGCCATGGAGCGCGGCGACGCGCAACAGCTCGAAGCCCTCATCGCCCGCGCCAGCCGTGTCCGCAGCGCCTGGCGCATGCACACGGCCGGCGCAGCCCTCTGA
- the serC gene encoding 3-phosphoserine/phosphohydroxythreonine transaminase: MTRPYNFSAGPAAIPEDVLREAAAEMLDWHGSGMSVMEMSHRGKEFISIYEHAEADFRALMGVPSNFKILFMQGGGLAENAIVPLNLSRAATVDMVLTGSWSQKSQKEARKYASAVNVVASSEADGFHGIPDPAGWKLSRGASYVHICSNETIHGVEFQQLPDLAALGSDAPLVIDFSSHVASRPVDWSKVGLAFGGAQKNLGPAGLTLVVVREDLLGHALPICPSAFDYKIVADNESMFNTPPTWGIYIAGLTFAWLRRQTEGSLSGVAAIEARNIAKASLLYDYIDGSQLYTNPVDKAARSRMNVPFMLRDESRNEAFLAGAKARGLLQLKGHKSVGGMRASIYNAMPIEGVQALVDYMRDFEKQA; encoded by the coding sequence ATGACCCGTCCCTATAACTTTTCCGCCGGCCCCGCCGCCATCCCCGAAGACGTTCTGCGCGAGGCCGCGGCCGAAATGCTCGACTGGCACGGCAGCGGCATGAGCGTCATGGAGATGAGCCACCGCGGTAAGGAATTCATCTCCATCTACGAGCACGCCGAAGCCGACTTCCGCGCGCTGATGGGCGTGCCGAGCAACTTCAAGATCCTCTTCATGCAGGGCGGCGGCCTGGCCGAGAACGCCATCGTGCCACTGAACCTGTCGCGCGCCGCCACGGTCGACATGGTGCTCACCGGCAGCTGGAGCCAGAAGTCGCAGAAGGAAGCCCGCAAGTACGCCAGCGCCGTCAACGTGGTGGCCAGCAGCGAGGCGGACGGCTTCCACGGCATCCCCGACCCGGCCGGCTGGAAGCTCAGCCGCGGCGCCAGCTACGTGCACATCTGCAGCAACGAGACCATCCACGGCGTCGAATTCCAGCAGTTGCCCGACCTGGCCGCGCTCGGCAGCGATGCGCCGCTGGTGATCGACTTCTCCTCTCACGTGGCCTCGCGCCCGGTGGACTGGAGCAAGGTCGGCCTGGCCTTCGGCGGCGCCCAGAAGAACCTGGGCCCGGCCGGCCTCACGCTGGTCGTCGTGCGCGAGGACCTGCTGGGCCACGCCCTGCCGATCTGCCCCAGCGCCTTCGACTACAAGATCGTGGCCGACAACGAATCGATGTTCAACACGCCGCCGACCTGGGGCATCTACATCGCGGGCCTGACCTTCGCCTGGCTGCGCCGCCAGACCGAAGGCAGCCTCAGCGGCGTGGCCGCGATCGAGGCCCGCAACATCGCCAAGGCCAGTCTGCTGTACGACTACATCGACGGCTCGCAGCTCTACACCAACCCGGTCGACAAGGCCGCGCGCTCGCGCATGAACGTCCCGTTCATGCTGCGCGACGAGAGCCGCAACGAGGCCTTCCTGGCCGGCGCCAAGGCGCGTGGACTGCTGCAGCTCAAGGGCCACAAGTCGGTGGGCGGCATGCGCGCCAGCATCTACAACGCCATGCCGATCGAGGGTGTCCAGGCACTCGTCGACTACATGCGCGACTTCGAGAAACAAGCATGA